In Synechocystis sp. PCC 6714, the following are encoded in one genomic region:
- a CDS encoding glycogen/starch/alpha-glucan phosphorylase, with protein MIDQSTLNTSPQPTVKIEDDRTGMSVATLKRAFLDNLFYLQGIDRSQATLYDYYVALAYTIRDRLLHRFIKTVATYKQEKVKVVCYLSAEFLMGRHLGNNLINLGLYDKIDQVMKEFDLDLNEIIEQEPDPGLGNGGLGRLAACFLDSLASLEVPAIGYGIRYEFGIFHQRIQDGWQVEVPDNWLRFGNPWEIPRADESVEVKLGGHTEIIHNEKNQPKVVWIPERTILAIPYDTPVPGYQTNTVNPLRLWKAEASEEFNFEAFNSGLYDRAVAEKIDAETISKVLYPNDNSPAGRELRLAQQYFFVSASLQDLIRRHLRNHDNLDTFYELTAIQLNDTHPAVAIAELMRLFVDRYDYDWDKAWDITQKTFAYTNHTLMPEALERWSVELFAKLLPRHLEIIYEINHRFLTGLQTWFPNDEALVSSLSLIEEHHGKKIRMANLACVGSHAINGVAALHTELLKKDTLRDFAKLWPQKFFNKTNGVTPRRWILLSNPELSALVTEKIGDGWLKNLDEMRQIENFVNDPEFCRRWREIKQNNKRNLAAYLLKYRNVEIDVNSLFDVQVKRIHEYKRQHLAALEIIHLYNRIKQNPQMEMVPRTFIFGGKAAPGYFMAKLIIKLINAVGEVVNNDPDVRGRLKVVFVSNFNVSLGQRIYPAADLSEQISTAGKEASGTGNMKFAMNGALTIGTLDGANIEIREEAGPENFFLFGLTAEQVYAMKENGYHPHTYYDNNFDLKAVIDRIAHGYFSPGNPDLFHPIVNSLLHHDPYMLLADYQAYVDCQDEVSKAYADQDRWTRMSILNSARMGKFSSDRTIREYCKEIWDVPPVKISLDEYHPEQDN; from the coding sequence ATGATTGATCAATCTACCCTAAACACTTCCCCTCAACCCACTGTCAAAATCGAAGATGACCGCACAGGTATGAGTGTGGCTACCCTGAAGCGGGCTTTTTTGGATAATCTTTTTTATCTACAGGGGATTGATCGTTCCCAGGCGACCCTTTACGACTACTACGTTGCCTTGGCGTACACCATTCGGGATCGCCTATTGCATCGTTTCATCAAAACCGTAGCCACCTATAAGCAAGAAAAGGTAAAAGTAGTCTGTTACCTGTCGGCGGAATTCCTGATGGGAAGGCATTTGGGCAATAATCTCATCAACCTGGGGCTGTACGACAAAATTGACCAGGTGATGAAAGAATTTGACCTGGATTTGAACGAAATTATTGAACAGGAGCCAGATCCCGGTTTAGGGAATGGTGGTTTGGGTCGTTTGGCCGCCTGTTTCCTCGATTCCCTCGCTTCCCTGGAAGTGCCGGCGATCGGTTATGGCATCCGCTACGAGTTTGGAATTTTTCACCAGCGCATTCAGGACGGCTGGCAAGTGGAAGTACCCGATAATTGGCTCAGGTTTGGTAACCCCTGGGAAATTCCCCGAGCCGATGAATCGGTGGAAGTCAAACTGGGAGGCCATACGGAAATTATTCACAACGAAAAGAACCAACCCAAAGTGGTCTGGATTCCCGAAAGGACTATTCTCGCCATTCCCTACGACACTCCGGTGCCTGGTTACCAAACTAATACGGTCAATCCCCTCCGGCTCTGGAAAGCGGAGGCTAGTGAAGAATTTAACTTTGAAGCGTTTAATTCTGGCCTCTATGACCGGGCAGTGGCGGAAAAAATCGATGCGGAAACCATCTCCAAAGTCCTCTACCCCAACGACAACAGCCCCGCCGGTCGGGAATTGCGCTTGGCCCAACAATATTTCTTTGTCTCCGCTTCCCTGCAGGATTTAATCCGCCGCCACCTCCGTAACCATGACAACCTAGATACTTTCTACGAACTCACTGCCATTCAGCTGAATGATACCCACCCCGCCGTGGCGATCGCCGAGTTAATGCGTCTGTTTGTAGACCGTTACGACTATGACTGGGACAAAGCCTGGGATATTACCCAAAAAACCTTTGCTTACACCAATCACACCCTGATGCCGGAAGCTCTGGAGCGCTGGTCAGTGGAGCTATTTGCAAAACTACTGCCCCGTCATTTAGAAATCATTTACGAAATTAACCACCGCTTCCTAACGGGGTTACAAACCTGGTTCCCCAACGACGAAGCCCTGGTGAGCAGTCTTTCTTTGATCGAAGAACACCACGGCAAAAAAATCCGCATGGCCAACCTCGCCTGTGTGGGAAGCCATGCCATTAATGGGGTAGCCGCTCTCCACACTGAACTGTTGAAAAAAGACACCCTGCGGGACTTCGCCAAACTGTGGCCCCAGAAATTTTTCAACAAAACCAATGGGGTAACCCCCCGCCGCTGGATTTTGCTCAGTAACCCCGAACTGTCTGCCCTAGTAACGGAAAAAATTGGTGATGGTTGGCTGAAAAACCTCGACGAAATGCGGCAGATCGAAAACTTTGTCAACGATCCGGAATTTTGTCGTCGCTGGCGGGAAATTAAACAGAATAACAAACGCAATCTCGCAGCCTATCTGCTCAAATACCGCAACGTGGAAATTGACGTTAACTCCCTGTTCGATGTGCAGGTAAAACGGATTCACGAATATAAGCGTCAGCACCTAGCTGCCCTGGAAATTATCCATCTCTACAACCGCATCAAACAAAATCCCCAAATGGAAATGGTGCCCCGTACCTTTATTTTTGGGGGCAAAGCCGCTCCGGGCTACTTCATGGCTAAGTTAATCATCAAATTAATCAATGCTGTCGGGGAAGTGGTCAACAATGATCCCGATGTGCGGGGTCGGCTCAAAGTTGTTTTTGTCTCTAACTTCAACGTTTCCCTGGGGCAAAGAATTTACCCCGCCGCTGACTTATCGGAGCAAATTTCCACCGCGGGGAAGGAAGCCTCCGGCACAGGCAACATGAAATTTGCCATGAACGGTGCCCTCACCATTGGAACCCTAGATGGAGCAAATATCGAAATTCGGGAGGAAGCAGGGCCGGAAAACTTTTTCCTCTTTGGCCTCACCGCCGAGCAAGTGTATGCCATGAAGGAAAATGGTTACCATCCCCATACCTACTATGACAACAACTTTGATCTAAAAGCTGTGATTGACCGCATTGCCCATGGTTATTTTTCCCCGGGTAACCCGGATTTGTTCCACCCCATTGTGAATTCCCTACTCCACCACGATCCCTATATGCTCCTGGCGGACTACCAAGCCTATGTGGACTGCCAAGATGAAGTGAGCAAAGCCTATGCTGACCAGGACCGGTGGACAAGAATGTCTATCCTCAACTCCGCCCGCATGGGTAAGTTTTCCTCTGACCGCACTATCCGGGAATACTGCAAGGAAATTTGGGATGTCCCTCCGGTAAAAATTTCCCTGGATGAATATCATCCCGAACAGGATAACTAG
- the cbiT gene encoding precorrin-6Y C5,15-methyltransferase subunit CbiT, with protein MLWPYKTPGITDSLFERLPGIPLSKREVRLLIISALQLREESIIWDIGAGTGTIPVELGLLCPRSNIVAVERDEEVAALIRRNCEQFGVTNVTVHEGSAPDCLPQLIPHPTHICIEGGRPIKQILQETWAHLAPGGRLVATANNLESLYGISETLSALQVRNVEVVQAGVNRLEKRGLQQVFAAVDPTFILAGEKLS; from the coding sequence ATGCTATGGCCCTATAAAACCCCGGGAATTACGGATAGCTTATTTGAACGATTGCCGGGGATTCCCCTTAGTAAAAGAGAAGTACGTCTGTTGATTATTTCCGCTTTGCAACTGAGGGAAGAGTCAATTATTTGGGACATTGGGGCCGGCACTGGCACTATTCCGGTGGAACTAGGTCTACTTTGCCCCCGGAGTAACATTGTCGCAGTGGAAAGGGACGAAGAAGTAGCTGCTTTAATTCGACGCAACTGTGAACAATTCGGAGTGACCAATGTTACTGTCCATGAGGGGAGTGCTCCGGATTGTTTGCCCCAGTTAATCCCCCACCCTACCCATATCTGCATTGAAGGGGGTCGCCCCATTAAGCAAATTTTGCAGGAAACCTGGGCCCATTTAGCCCCGGGGGGTCGCTTGGTGGCAACGGCCAATAATTTGGAAAGTCTCTATGGCATTTCGGAAACGTTGTCGGCATTACAGGTGCGGAATGTGGAGGTGGTGCAAGCGGGGGTAAATCGTTTGGAAAAACGAGGGTTACAACAGGTTTTTGCTGCCGTGGATCCCACCTTTATTCTGGCGGGGGAAAAATTGTCCTAA
- a CDS encoding phosphatidate cytidylyltransferase has translation MPTQRIISAVIGIALAFSLLILGGWYFSAAIALVIYLGLREYFQMVRAKGIAPAAKTTIVLSLVLLLSATVTPHLTDAFFPLTGALICFYLLFQPKMATIADISTSLLGLFYGGYLPSYWVRLRLGDGAINPMGLHLPLNGFWPESWDHPENFPTGLLVTILAFACIWAADIGAYIMGKWLGRTRLSDISPKKTVEGSLWGVGGSLLVGVLGAWYLQWPYWEVTGALLGLLIGIVSLLGDLTESMMKRDAGVKDSGQLIPGHGGILDRTDSYVFTAPLVYYFVVLLLPVLNTL, from the coding sequence ATGCCTACCCAGCGAATTATTAGTGCAGTCATTGGCATTGCCCTGGCGTTTTCCCTGTTGATTTTGGGGGGCTGGTATTTTAGTGCGGCGATCGCCTTAGTGATTTATCTGGGACTGCGGGAATATTTCCAAATGGTGAGGGCCAAAGGCATTGCACCGGCCGCCAAGACTACCATCGTTTTATCGCTGGTCCTTTTGCTCTCTGCTACGGTAACGCCCCACTTGACCGACGCATTTTTTCCTTTGACGGGGGCATTAATCTGTTTTTACCTGCTTTTTCAGCCGAAAATGGCCACCATTGCTGACATTTCCACCTCATTGCTCGGCCTGTTTTACGGTGGTTATTTGCCCAGCTATTGGGTGCGTCTGCGATTAGGGGATGGAGCTATTAATCCCATGGGACTGCATCTGCCCCTGAACGGTTTTTGGCCTGAATCCTGGGACCATCCGGAAAATTTCCCCACGGGATTATTGGTAACTATCTTGGCCTTTGCCTGCATTTGGGCGGCGGACATTGGTGCTTACATTATGGGGAAATGGTTGGGGCGCACCCGTCTGTCGGACATTAGCCCCAAAAAAACTGTGGAAGGTTCTCTCTGGGGCGTGGGGGGTAGTTTATTGGTGGGGGTGCTGGGAGCTTGGTATTTACAATGGCCCTACTGGGAAGTTACAGGAGCCTTGCTGGGCCTGTTAATTGGCATAGTCAGTTTGTTGGGGGACCTAACGGAATCAATGATGAAAAGGGATGCTGGGGTGAAGGATTCCGGACAGTTAATCCCTGGCCATGGAGGAATTTTAGACCGCACCGACAGCTATGTTTTCACCGCTCCCCTAGTCTATTATTTTGTCGTTTTGCTGTTGCCAGTTTTGAATACCCTGTGA
- the cobS gene encoding adenosylcobinamide-GDP ribazoletransferase → MKFWRRCYFLWGGDSVGGAVLFYTRLPWPPALPVNFARIARWITLMGLLLSLILLTVSQLLQWLGTGNFLQSAIVVSLWLGLTGGLHLDGVADTADGLAVTDPSKRLVVMQDSQTGAYGVMAIAMVMLLKTIALASFSDHDLASWALVMAMGWGRWGQLLAIAFYPYLRENGKGAMHKMNLQPGPDLLLGTGIILMGGTGVGYALAIDPWWILAGTGGSALIAWAVGRWFAWQLEGHTGDTYGAVVEWSEVLILVALSLL, encoded by the coding sequence ATGAAATTTTGGCGTCGTTGTTATTTTCTCTGGGGGGGTGACAGTGTGGGGGGGGCGGTCTTGTTTTATACCCGTTTGCCATGGCCCCCGGCTTTGCCAGTAAATTTTGCTCGCATCGCCCGCTGGATTACTCTGATGGGGTTATTGCTGTCCCTAATTTTGCTTACGGTGAGTCAGCTTTTGCAATGGTTGGGCACGGGGAATTTCTTACAGTCAGCAATTGTGGTTAGTCTGTGGCTCGGTTTAACAGGGGGACTTCACCTGGATGGGGTGGCGGATACGGCCGATGGTTTAGCGGTGACTGACCCTAGCAAACGTTTGGTGGTGATGCAAGATAGTCAAACGGGGGCCTATGGGGTCATGGCGATCGCCATGGTGATGTTGTTGAAAACCATTGCCTTAGCTAGTTTTAGTGACCATGATTTAGCAAGCTGGGCTTTAGTCATGGCCATGGGTTGGGGCCGTTGGGGCCAACTATTGGCGATCGCCTTTTACCCCTACCTGAGGGAAAATGGTAAAGGTGCCATGCATAAAATGAATTTGCAGCCAGGGCCGGATTTACTACTCGGTACGGGAATTATTCTAATGGGGGGAACTGGGGTAGGTTATGCTCTGGCCATTGATCCCTGGTGGATATTAGCCGGCACTGGAGGATCCGCCCTGATTGCTTGGGCCGTGGGACGTTGGTTTGCCTGGCAATTGGAGGGTCACACGGGGGATACCTACGGCGCAGTGGTGGAATGGAGCGAAGTGTTAATTTTGGTAGCTCTATCCTTACTTTAA
- the glyQ gene encoding glycine--tRNA ligase subunit alpha — MTITFQAVIAKLNEFWANQGCLIAQPFDTEKGAGTMNPHTFLRAIGPEPWSVAYVEPCRRPTDGRYGENPNRVQHYFQYQVLIKPSPDNIQEVYLDSLRALGIHPEDHDIRFVEDNWESPTLGAWGVGWEVWLDGMEVTQFTYFQQCGGIDCRPVSIEITYGLERLAMYLQNVEAIDQIQWNDKLSYGDIFWQGEVEQCTYNFEASNPDLLFQLFALYEQEAGQLIKRGLALPSLEYVLKCSHAFNLLDARGVIAVTERTRYIGRIRNLAREVAHIYLQQREALGFPLGKKESAPVALVQA; from the coding sequence ATGACCATTACTTTCCAAGCTGTTATCGCCAAATTAAATGAGTTTTGGGCTAACCAAGGTTGCCTTATTGCCCAACCCTTCGATACGGAAAAGGGGGCCGGGACCATGAATCCCCACACATTTCTACGGGCGATCGGGCCGGAACCTTGGTCGGTGGCCTACGTGGAGCCTTGCCGTCGCCCCACCGATGGCCGCTACGGGGAAAATCCCAACCGGGTACAGCATTATTTTCAGTATCAAGTGCTGATCAAGCCATCCCCGGACAATATCCAGGAAGTGTACCTTGATTCCCTACGGGCCCTGGGCATCCATCCCGAAGATCACGATATTCGGTTTGTGGAAGATAATTGGGAATCCCCCACCCTCGGGGCTTGGGGCGTAGGTTGGGAAGTGTGGCTTGATGGTATGGAAGTGACCCAATTTACCTACTTTCAGCAGTGCGGGGGCATCGACTGCCGCCCCGTTTCCATTGAAATTACCTACGGCCTGGAAAGGTTAGCCATGTATCTGCAAAACGTAGAGGCGATCGACCAAATTCAGTGGAATGACAAGCTCAGCTATGGTGATATCTTCTGGCAGGGGGAAGTGGAGCAGTGTACCTATAACTTTGAAGCGTCCAATCCCGATTTATTGTTTCAACTGTTTGCCCTTTATGAGCAGGAAGCGGGACAGTTAATCAAACGGGGTTTGGCTTTGCCCAGTTTGGAGTATGTGCTGAAGTGCTCCCATGCATTTAATTTGCTAGATGCTAGGGGGGTGATTGCCGTGACGGAACGCACCCGTTACATTGGTCGCATTCGTAACTTAGCGAGGGAGGTGGCCCATATTTACTTACAACAGAGGGAAGCCCTCGGTTTTCCTTTGGGTAAAAAAGAAAGTGCTCCCGTCGCCCTTGTTCAGGCTTAA
- a CDS encoding mechanosensitive ion channel family protein, with amino-acid sequence MPFSTNNIFGYDKQAIVDLFITTSLKVLFALAILLLGFWLSKKLQKLIIRALKKTNLEPTFVSFVGNISYYVLLVVFCVLCLAQLGIQTSSLVALLGASTLAIGLALQSSLSNVAAGILLVLFNYFRVGEMIEVAGIEGVVESIEILSTTICTYDNRLVTIPNKQIIENNIINHVGKPLRRIDLVIGVGYEENIDHVRSSLQWVLDQNSEVCLEPAPAIALGELGESSVKFYVRPWVKSTDYFRLKLQLTEAIKRKLDEENISIPFPQRDIHLIQPETKELDVQAA; translated from the coding sequence ATGCCTTTTTCTACAAACAATATTTTTGGCTATGACAAACAAGCCATTGTTGATTTATTCATTACTACTTCCCTTAAAGTATTATTTGCCTTAGCAATTTTATTACTTGGCTTTTGGTTATCAAAAAAACTACAAAAGCTGATTATTAGAGCACTGAAGAAGACGAATTTAGAACCCACATTTGTTTCTTTCGTCGGCAACATCAGTTACTACGTCTTACTGGTGGTTTTTTGTGTACTCTGTTTAGCTCAATTGGGCATTCAAACCAGTTCCCTGGTAGCTTTGTTGGGGGCTTCCACCCTGGCGATCGGCTTAGCTCTGCAAAGCTCCCTGTCTAACGTAGCTGCGGGCATTCTCTTGGTTTTATTCAATTACTTCCGAGTGGGGGAAATGATCGAAGTAGCCGGCATTGAGGGGGTGGTGGAATCTATCGAAATCCTCTCCACAACCATTTGCACCTATGATAATCGTTTAGTAACTATTCCCAACAAACAAATCATTGAAAATAATATCATCAACCATGTGGGCAAACCCCTGCGTCGCATAGATTTAGTAATCGGAGTTGGTTATGAGGAAAATATTGACCATGTCCGGTCATCGTTACAATGGGTTCTTGATCAAAATAGCGAAGTTTGTTTAGAACCAGCGCCGGCGATCGCCTTGGGGGAATTAGGGGAAAGCAGTGTCAAATTTTATGTACGTCCTTGGGTGAAATCGACAGATTATTTCCGTCTTAAATTGCAGTTAACGGAAGCAATCAAACGAAAACTAGATGAAGAAAATATTTCCATTCCTTTTCCCCAGAGAGATATACATTTAATTCAACCAGAAACAAAAGAGTTGGATGTTCAAGCGGCATGA